The genome window TGTGCTCAGCGAGCATGAAAAGGGAGAAAAAGTAGAGGCAGAATTCTTACGCGGATCCGAAACGAAAAAGGTTTCAATCATTTTCTAACTGATCATCGCCCCGCGTTTTCCCAGCTCAATAGCCTCCATCTGGCTGATCAATCCTTCATGTATATTGAACCGCAGCAGCGTGCGGAATTTGTGAAAACCTTCCCGCCCAGCCGCGCCGGGGTTAATGTAAAGCATATTGTTCAATGCTTTGTCGCGTATCACCCGCAGGATGTGCGAATGCCCGCACACGAAAATGTCAGGGGTTTGTGATTTTAGTTCGGGCATGACCATCGGGTTGTAACGCGGAGGCGC of Dyadobacter chenhuakuii contains these proteins:
- a CDS encoding metallophosphoesterase family protein; the protein is MKTIGLISDTHGYLDERVFDHFKNCDEIWHAGDIGSVKIIEQLEMFKPCRIVFGNIDNNDIRARTVENLHFELEGFRVWITHIGGAPPRYNPMVMPELKSQTPDIFVCGHSHILRVIRDKALNNMLYINPGAAGREGFHKFRTLLRFNIHEGLISQMEAIELGKRGAMIS